The following proteins are co-located in the Desulfatitalea tepidiphila genome:
- a CDS encoding sigma 54-interacting transcriptional regulator: MEITILTYGLQQSQDNPIRQGFAPPRFRVVQSSNDTDLVDMLRETRAQIIVLGLSGADGDKVLEQVRRIRATHHDLPIVVISRMSSEARATAAFRAGVDDYFKEPISREQLLGRIGDLLLHQSAPGVRPPPQPPLMIGTSETIRATRDYIIRAAATQSTVLITGETGTGKELAARLIHHYSCHAAKPLIAVNCAALPESLAESELFGYERGAFTGALEARKGKFALAEGSTLFLDEIGDMTPYIQAKILHAIEEKVVYPLGCKKPVTLDVRVVAATNRDLEHLVEQQQFRGDLYYRLNIARVHLPPLRDRREDIPDLVQHGICDLNRRFGRRVAGMTDDALGFLHNYPWPGNVRELLNLLESTYISLSGDAASERIGLDDLPPRFRQQAARRYGSPESEVRQVIVSALTQTNWNKSRAARKLNWSRMTLYRKMSRLKISETRPPDPHKTFSSM, encoded by the coding sequence ATGGAGATCACGATATTGACATATGGCTTGCAACAGAGCCAAGACAACCCCATTCGGCAGGGTTTTGCCCCTCCCCGCTTTCGTGTAGTGCAAAGTTCCAATGACACCGATCTAGTTGATATGCTGAGAGAAACCCGAGCTCAGATCATCGTCTTGGGCCTTTCCGGTGCCGATGGGGACAAAGTCCTGGAGCAGGTGCGCCGCATTCGCGCCACCCATCACGATTTGCCCATTGTGGTGATCTCGCGCATGAGCAGTGAGGCGCGCGCCACGGCCGCCTTTCGCGCCGGGGTGGATGATTACTTCAAAGAGCCAATCTCCCGGGAACAGTTGCTGGGACGTATCGGTGATCTGCTTCTTCACCAAAGCGCGCCCGGGGTAAGACCGCCGCCTCAACCGCCCTTAATGATCGGCACCAGTGAGACCATTCGAGCCACCCGCGATTACATCATCAGGGCCGCCGCCACCCAGAGCACGGTCCTGATCACCGGCGAGACCGGCACAGGCAAGGAACTGGCCGCCCGTCTGATTCACCATTACAGCTGCCACGCCGCCAAACCCCTCATTGCCGTCAATTGCGCGGCCCTGCCCGAAAGCTTGGCCGAAAGCGAACTCTTCGGCTACGAACGCGGTGCCTTCACCGGCGCTTTGGAAGCGCGCAAGGGCAAGTTCGCCCTGGCCGAAGGCAGCACGCTGTTTCTTGATGAGATCGGCGATATGACGCCCTACATTCAGGCCAAGATCCTGCATGCCATCGAAGAGAAGGTGGTCTACCCCCTGGGCTGTAAAAAGCCCGTGACCCTGGATGTGCGCGTGGTGGCGGCCACCAATCGCGATTTGGAGCACCTGGTGGAGCAACAACAGTTTCGCGGCGATCTATACTACCGCCTCAACATCGCCCGGGTGCACCTGCCGCCCCTGCGCGACAGAAGAGAAGATATTCCCGACCTGGTACAACACGGTATTTGTGATCTCAACCGACGCTTCGGACGACGGGTGGCAGGCATGACCGATGATGCCCTGGGCTTTTTACATAACTACCCCTGGCCCGGCAATGTGCGCGAACTGCTCAATCTGCTGGAGTCCACCTACATCAGCCTATCCGGCGACGCGGCCAGCGAGAGGATCGGCTTGGACGATCTGCCTCCGCGCTTCAGACAGCAGGCGGCCCGGCGCTATGGTTCGCCTGAATCCGAAGTGCGCCAGGTGATCGTTTCGGCCCTCACCCAAACCAACTGGAACAAAAGCCGGGCGGCGCGCAAGCTCAACTGGTCGCGCATGACCCTTTACCGCAAGATGTCGCGGTTGAAGATCTCCGAAACCCGGCCCCCCGATCCCCATAAGACCTTCAGCTCCATGTAA
- a CDS encoding DUF4255 domain-containing protein, with amino-acid sequence MSSPTAIATVTAVLQHLIMQATAGANVTAKPPSAARNGSNGDQLNLFLYATHINPAFSNMPLPGQVRNGESAAPPLALVLHYLLTAYGANDDDIAGQGLLGQAMIGLHDHPLLGSADIAGIVPDSEVQNQIERLRITPEVLSLDDMSKLWSSFQTEYRLSTSYQVSVLLLESSRAASAPLPVLRRGEQDRGAQVTGAATPTLFGLVFPNDAPAARLGDTLIIQGAQLAADTLIARFRHPLLDDFLDLAPAAERKADEIKVVLPDQGIDPAVGSKWPAGFYTLSLVVQRAGLPEWSTNALALPLAPRITSISPVTAPAGSATLTIECRPQVRPSQRVALLFGARTIAPQPFVLPGDPNAASSLTFQVSDAAARPEPYVARLRVDGVDSIPVDFSGATPQFSDDQKVTIT; translated from the coding sequence ATGAGCTCACCCACCGCCATCGCCACGGTCACCGCCGTGCTGCAGCACCTTATCATGCAGGCCACGGCCGGGGCCAATGTCACCGCCAAACCGCCCTCGGCGGCGCGCAACGGGTCCAACGGCGACCAGCTCAACCTATTTCTATACGCCACCCACATCAATCCGGCCTTCAGCAACATGCCCCTGCCAGGGCAGGTGCGCAACGGCGAAAGCGCCGCGCCGCCGTTGGCCCTGGTGCTACACTACCTGCTCACGGCCTACGGCGCCAATGACGATGACATCGCCGGCCAGGGCCTGTTGGGCCAGGCCATGATCGGCCTGCACGACCACCCCCTGCTGGGCTCGGCAGATATTGCGGGCATTGTGCCCGACTCGGAGGTGCAAAATCAGATCGAACGCCTGCGCATCACCCCCGAGGTGCTCTCCCTGGACGACATGTCCAAGCTGTGGAGCAGCTTTCAGACCGAATACCGCCTCTCCACGTCTTACCAGGTCTCGGTGCTGCTGTTGGAGAGCAGCCGGGCCGCCAGTGCGCCCCTGCCCGTCTTGCGGCGCGGTGAGCAGGACCGCGGCGCCCAGGTTACCGGGGCGGCCACGCCGACCCTGTTCGGCTTGGTCTTTCCCAACGACGCGCCGGCGGCCCGCCTGGGCGATACGCTCATCATCCAAGGCGCCCAGTTGGCCGCCGACACCCTGATCGCGCGCTTCCGCCATCCTCTGTTGGATGATTTCCTGGATCTGGCGCCCGCGGCGGAGCGCAAGGCCGATGAGATCAAGGTGGTGTTGCCCGACCAGGGAATCGATCCGGCCGTGGGGTCCAAATGGCCCGCGGGTTTTTACACCCTGAGCCTGGTGGTCCAGCGCGCGGGGTTGCCCGAGTGGAGCACCAATGCCCTGGCTCTGCCCCTAGCCCCGCGCATCACCAGCATCAGCCCGGTTACGGCACCGGCGGGCAGCGCGACCCTGACCATCGAGTGCCGACCCCAGGTGCGCCCCAGTCAGCGCGTGGCCCTGCTCTTCGGGGCGCGCACCATCGCGCCCCAGCCTTTCGTCCTCCCAGGTGATCCCAACGCGGCCAGCAGCCTGACCTTTCAGGTCAGCGACGCCGCGGCGCGGCCCGAACCTTATGTGGCGCGCCTGCGGGTGGACGGCGTGGACAGCATTCCGGTGGATTTTTCGGGGGCCACGCCCCAGTTCTCAGACGATCAGAAGGTGACCATCACATGA
- a CDS encoding eCIS core domain-containing protein codes for MRRAPTLPEKPARGGVPQNRPATHTAVRPGRAPQAAQETALWTRFAHDWSGVAAYPPALEMLPLADTPIQLKAKVGRPGDRFEQQADTVAERVVGSPAIRPATAIAPLHWPTHAQNAQSTTHSPGSIDRPTPLAQGSSFGRPLDAGVRDAMGRRMGYDFGNVRIHTDAIATHFNKGLNARAFTHGSDIFFNQGEYRPNTKGGRRLLAHELTHVVQQNSMADKSAQREMIQCTTIGEILNEFFSPFSSEHLWVMPEGDNYTRIVRRWQPVIDAVNQAKADLEANCAAWSAGHRTDSSWTPGMTDPPVTDPNAHGIWVASPPGTDPQTCKDAFIIYVGSHLLLGPPVQTFELYTCSIGSFGIYVTVDSIDCATQTADMNIWMYNAMDQGSFGQYASHPAFALSGMERQYMWWNWHESHSWGAAPAPGGGSGGGSSEW; via the coding sequence ATGAGAAGAGCACCCACCCTGCCGGAAAAACCCGCGCGTGGGGGCGTGCCGCAGAATCGTCCGGCGACCCATACCGCTGTGCGGCCCGGCCGCGCGCCCCAAGCAGCGCAAGAGACCGCGCTCTGGACGCGCTTCGCCCATGACTGGAGCGGGGTTGCGGCCTACCCGCCGGCTCTGGAAATGCTGCCCCTGGCAGACACGCCCATCCAGCTCAAAGCCAAAGTCGGCAGGCCCGGGGATCGCTTCGAACAACAGGCCGACACCGTGGCCGAAAGGGTCGTGGGATCACCGGCCATCCGCCCCGCTACGGCCATTGCGCCATTGCATTGGCCGACCCACGCACAAAACGCGCAATCCACCACCCATTCGCCGGGGTCGATCGACCGGCCAACACCCCTGGCCCAAGGCAGCAGTTTCGGCCGGCCCCTGGATGCCGGGGTGCGCGATGCGATGGGGCGGCGCATGGGCTATGATTTCGGCAATGTACGCATCCATACGGATGCTATTGCCACACACTTCAACAAAGGGCTCAATGCCAGGGCGTTCACCCATGGATCGGATATCTTCTTCAACCAGGGCGAGTACCGCCCGAACACCAAGGGCGGCCGCAGGCTGCTGGCCCATGAGCTGACCCACGTGGTGCAGCAAAACAGCATGGCGGACAAAAGCGCCCAGCGGGAGATGATTCAGTGCACCACCATCGGCGAGATCCTCAATGAATTCTTCTCGCCCTTTTCCAGCGAGCACCTCTGGGTGATGCCCGAGGGCGACAACTACACACGCATCGTTCGCCGCTGGCAGCCCGTGATCGATGCGGTCAACCAGGCCAAGGCCGATCTTGAGGCCAACTGCGCCGCCTGGAGTGCCGGCCACCGCACCGACAGCTCCTGGACTCCCGGCATGACCGATCCGCCGGTCACCGATCCCAATGCCCACGGCATATGGGTCGCAAGTCCACCGGGAACCGATCCCCAGACCTGCAAGGACGCTTTCATCATCTATGTCGGCTCACATCTGTTGCTCGGTCCGCCGGTGCAGACCTTCGAGCTCTACACTTGCTCCATCGGCTCCTTCGGCATCTACGTTACCGTGGACAGCATCGATTGCGCGACCCAGACCGCCGACATGAACATCTGGATGTACAACGCCATGGACCAGGGCTCCTTCGGCCAATACGCCAGCCATCCGGCCTTTGCCTTAAGCGGCATGGAGCGCCAGTACATGTGGTGGAACTGGCACGAATCCCACAGCTGGGGCGCGGCTCCGGCCCCTGGTGGCGGGTCGGGTGGCGGCTCCAGTGAATGGTAG
- a CDS encoding DUF3467 domain-containing protein yields MDANTPALQKACTPTGHYANSLRVGYNAYEFVFDFGQAFGEEGCISGCTRIITNPGYAKAMIAALQNALEAFEAEFGHIGSERQDAAEGSQANNAENE; encoded by the coding sequence ATGGATGCCAACACTCCGGCCTTGCAAAAGGCGTGCACACCCACGGGCCATTACGCCAACAGCCTGCGCGTGGGCTATAACGCCTATGAGTTTGTCTTCGATTTCGGGCAGGCCTTTGGAGAAGAGGGCTGTATCAGCGGGTGCACCCGCATCATCACCAACCCGGGGTATGCCAAGGCCATGATCGCGGCCCTGCAAAACGCACTGGAAGCCTTTGAAGCGGAATTCGGACACATCGGAAGCGAGCGCCAGGACGCGGCCGAAGGGAGTCAAGCCAATAACGCCGAAAACGAGTGA
- a CDS encoding ATP-binding protein codes for MNDAAQWSENNAQHLSTTVTWVRLRLQRLAPAPKVKAREKRGCSWFRDHTPPALEETAGPKKASDKEIAKAQQAMGELEGAQPPPSLILLSRLLGLSPFDRNVLALCAAMELDTRIAPLCARVHDDGAKAYPTFALAFALFDDPDWSALSPQGPLRYWRLLEINQPDSRPLTAAALRADERIVNYLKGLNYLDDRLSPLVDPIAASPQDAALPPSQQQRVEQILLQLSRSGPQETPPIIELHGSDKQSKRLVSARVTQPLGLSLQTMAIKALPAQGADFDNFARLWQREAQLLPIALYIHGEGAGDPERAQLHRFLDKYQGVVFIDGQEAGDDGLRRRAAFEVAKPLPEEQVRLWQEALQGRGGPEVARLAEQFVFNQTEIEHLAKALLEAYPPNQPLPVEALWRVCREAARADLEQLAQRIDAKATWTRLVLPDEQTALLRRITEQVHQRNRVYEEWGFREVMNRGLGINAMFTGESGTGKTMAAEVIANDLNLDLYRIDLSAVVNKYIGETEKNLRRLFDAAEESGAILFFDEADALFGKRSEVKDSHDRYANIEINYLLQRMESYRGLAILATNMKSALDKAFMRRLRFIVEFPFPDAALRKKIWQRVFPAQTPLNDPLDYDFLARLHLSGGGIHNVALNAAFQAAQAGGPVTMALLLDAARTEFKKLERPLKESDFIWQPAREVPA; via the coding sequence ATGAACGACGCGGCCCAATGGAGCGAAAACAATGCCCAACACCTGAGCACCACGGTGACCTGGGTACGACTGCGTCTGCAGCGCCTGGCGCCGGCGCCCAAGGTCAAGGCCCGGGAAAAACGCGGCTGCTCCTGGTTCCGGGACCATACCCCGCCCGCCTTGGAGGAGACCGCCGGTCCCAAAAAGGCCTCGGACAAGGAGATCGCCAAGGCCCAACAGGCCATGGGCGAGCTGGAGGGCGCCCAGCCGCCGCCGTCTTTGATCCTGTTGAGCCGGTTGCTGGGTCTCTCGCCCTTTGACCGCAATGTGCTGGCCCTGTGCGCGGCCATGGAGCTGGACACGCGCATCGCGCCCTTGTGCGCCCGGGTGCACGATGATGGGGCCAAAGCTTACCCCACCTTTGCCCTGGCTTTTGCCCTCTTCGATGATCCCGACTGGAGCGCCCTGTCTCCCCAGGGCCCCTTGCGCTACTGGCGCCTGCTGGAGATCAACCAGCCCGACAGCCGGCCCCTGACGGCGGCGGCCCTGCGCGCCGATGAGCGCATCGTCAACTATCTCAAGGGGCTTAACTATCTGGACGACCGTTTGAGTCCCCTGGTGGACCCCATCGCGGCATCGCCCCAGGACGCCGCCCTGCCTCCCTCCCAGCAGCAGCGCGTGGAGCAGATCCTGCTGCAATTGAGCCGCAGCGGACCCCAGGAGACACCCCCCATCATCGAACTGCACGGAAGCGACAAGCAGAGCAAACGCCTGGTGTCCGCCCGGGTGACCCAGCCGTTGGGACTGAGCCTGCAAACCATGGCCATCAAGGCATTACCGGCCCAGGGCGCTGATTTTGACAACTTCGCCCGCCTGTGGCAGCGCGAAGCGCAACTGCTACCCATCGCCCTGTATATCCACGGCGAGGGCGCCGGCGACCCGGAACGCGCCCAGCTCCATCGCTTTTTAGATAAATATCAAGGAGTTGTTTTTATCGACGGACAGGAGGCGGGTGATGACGGGCTGCGTCGGCGGGCCGCCTTCGAGGTCGCCAAACCCCTGCCCGAGGAGCAGGTCCGCCTGTGGCAAGAGGCCCTCCAGGGCCGCGGGGGACCGGAGGTGGCGCGCTTGGCCGAACAGTTCGTCTTCAACCAGACCGAGATCGAGCATCTGGCAAAGGCCTTGCTGGAAGCCTATCCGCCAAACCAGCCCTTGCCCGTGGAGGCCCTGTGGCGGGTGTGCCGGGAGGCGGCCCGGGCCGACCTGGAGCAGCTGGCCCAGCGCATCGACGCCAAGGCCACCTGGACGCGCCTGGTGCTGCCCGATGAGCAGACGGCCTTGCTGCGGCGCATCACCGAACAGGTGCACCAACGCAACCGGGTTTACGAAGAGTGGGGCTTTCGCGAGGTGATGAACCGTGGATTGGGCATCAACGCCATGTTTACCGGCGAAAGCGGCACGGGCAAGACCATGGCCGCCGAAGTGATCGCCAACGACCTCAACCTGGATCTATACCGCATCGATCTTTCGGCCGTGGTCAACAAGTACATCGGCGAGACCGAAAAGAACCTGCGGCGCCTCTTCGACGCCGCCGAGGAGAGCGGCGCCATTCTCTTTTTCGACGAGGCCGACGCCCTCTTCGGCAAGCGCAGTGAGGTCAAGGACAGCCACGACCGCTACGCCAACATCGAGATCAATTACCTGCTGCAGCGCATGGAGAGCTACCGCGGCCTGGCGATCCTGGCCACCAATATGAAAAGCGCCCTGGACAAGGCCTTCATGCGGCGCCTGCGCTTCATCGTGGAGTTTCCCTTTCCCGACGCGGCCTTGCGCAAAAAGATCTGGCAAAGGGTCTTCCCGGCCCAGACCCCCCTCAACGACCCCCTGGACTACGATTTTCTGGCCAGGTTGCATCTCAGCGGCGGCGGCATCCACAATGTGGCCTTGAATGCCGCCTTCCAGGCAGCCCAGGCCGGCGGGCCGGTGACCATGGCCCTGCTGCTGGACGCGGCGCGCACCGAATTCAAGAAGCTGGAGCGGCCCTTGAAGGAGAGCGACTTCATCTGGCAGCCCGCCAGGGAGGTGCCGGCATGA
- a CDS encoding DUF4157 domain-containing protein, with protein sequence MESRFGRDFSQVQVHDDARAARSAAAVNALAYTVGQDIVFAQGQYTPASAVGRELLAHELAHTVQQAGVSSGDGASRSVAIAASGSRAEREADRAAGTAMLTGGPTDAISLSNLGLMLARTNCASLNYRQCITGVYKCGYGLSGTCGWGGIANGCRCMGASQPSASRVLEVLAILGLSLLLLATVIAALLDPEPASKLLLGGLTVAEAAALLLMLGYSEQEVRDMGLDPSLASAAMGGGEERTA encoded by the coding sequence ATGGAGTCTCGTTTCGGTCGTGATTTCAGCCAGGTGCAGGTGCATGACGATGCCCGCGCGGCCCGCTCGGCGGCCGCGGTCAATGCCCTGGCTTACACCGTGGGCCAGGACATCGTCTTTGCCCAGGGACAGTATACCCCTGCCAGCGCGGTGGGACGCGAGCTATTAGCCCACGAACTGGCCCATACCGTGCAGCAAGCGGGAGTTTCCAGCGGCGACGGGGCGTCCCGGAGTGTGGCCATTGCCGCTTCAGGATCAAGGGCCGAGCGTGAGGCGGACCGTGCCGCCGGAACGGCCATGCTGACCGGTGGCCCAACGGACGCCATTTCCCTGAGCAACCTGGGGCTCATGCTGGCCCGCACCAACTGCGCGTCCCTCAACTATCGGCAGTGCATCACCGGGGTGTACAAGTGCGGCTACGGCCTGTCCGGCACCTGCGGCTGGGGCGGCATCGCCAACGGCTGCCGCTGCATGGGCGCATCGCAGCCCAGCGCCTCGCGGGTACTGGAGGTGCTGGCCATCCTGGGACTCTCTTTGCTGCTGCTGGCCACGGTGATCGCCGCCCTTCTGGACCCTGAACCGGCCAGCAAGCTGCTGCTGGGCGGATTGACCGTGGCCGAGGCCGCGGCGCTGCTCTTGATGTTGGGCTACTCAGAACAAGAGGTGCGCGACATGGGTCTGGACCCCTCCCTGGCATCGGCGGCCATGGGCGGCGGGGAGGAGCGCACGGCTTAG
- a CDS encoding phage baseplate assembly protein V: MTEESNTRQFWGKYRGTVINNIDPELRGRLQISVPDVLSLVPSTWAEPCTPLAGPPGPGMGVYLVPPIGAAVWVEFERGDPNFPIWVGCRWGSQSDIPPLAHAGLPVSPNIVLQTLGQHSLVISDLPGPTGGLMLKSATGASIIVNDTGIYIQNGKGASLIMTGPTVTVNNGALVVT; encoded by the coding sequence ATGACCGAAGAGAGCAACACCCGTCAGTTCTGGGGCAAGTACCGCGGCACGGTGATCAACAACATCGATCCCGAGCTGCGCGGCCGTCTGCAGATCAGCGTGCCCGATGTGCTCAGCCTGGTGCCCTCCACCTGGGCCGAACCCTGCACGCCCCTGGCCGGCCCGCCCGGACCGGGCATGGGGGTCTACCTGGTGCCACCCATCGGCGCGGCCGTGTGGGTGGAGTTCGAACGCGGCGATCCCAACTTCCCCATCTGGGTGGGCTGCCGCTGGGGTTCCCAGTCGGATATTCCGCCCCTGGCCCACGCCGGGCTGCCCGTGTCGCCCAACATCGTGTTGCAGACCCTGGGCCAGCACAGCCTGGTGATCAGTGACCTGCCCGGCCCCACCGGCGGGCTGATGCTCAAAAGCGCCACGGGCGCCTCCATCATCGTCAATGACACGGGCATTTACATCCAGAACGGCAAGGGGGCGAGTCTGATCATGACCGGGCCCACGGTGACGGTGAACAACGGCGCCCTGGTGGTTACTTGA
- a CDS encoding phage tail protein — MAQFSVNPQRFDPYKNFKFRIKWDGRFVAGVSKIGALKRTTELVEHREGGDPSTVRKSPGQSKYEAITLERGVTHDTEFEKWANKVWNFGSGLGSEVSLKDFRKDVIIEVYNEAGQLAIAYKVFRCWVSEYQALPELDASANAVAIQILKLENEGWERDYEVTEPTEPQFTEPEG; from the coding sequence ATGGCTCAATTCAGCGTCAATCCACAACGATTCGATCCCTACAAAAATTTCAAGTTCCGCATCAAATGGGATGGCCGCTTCGTGGCCGGCGTGAGCAAGATCGGTGCCCTGAAGCGCACCACCGAGCTGGTGGAGCACCGCGAGGGCGGCGATCCCAGCACCGTGCGCAAGTCACCGGGCCAGTCCAAGTACGAGGCCATCACCCTGGAGCGCGGCGTGACCCACGACACCGAGTTCGAGAAGTGGGCCAACAAGGTGTGGAACTTCGGCTCGGGCCTGGGCAGCGAGGTGTCGCTTAAGGATTTTCGGAAGGACGTGATCATCGAGGTCTACAACGAGGCCGGCCAGCTGGCCATCGCCTACAAGGTTTTCCGCTGCTGGGTGTCCGAGTATCAGGCCCTGCCCGAACTGGACGCCAGCGCCAATGCCGTGGCCATCCAGATCCTGAAGCTGGAAAACGAGGGCTGGGAGCGCGACTACGAGGTGACCGAACCCACGGAGCCGCAGTTCACCGAGCCTGAAGGATAG
- a CDS encoding phage tail sheath family protein: MPVTTTYPGVYIEEIPSGVRTITGVATSITAFIGRAKRGPVNKAETINNFGDYERIFGGLDLNSSMSFAVRDFFLNGGAQAIIVRLYHTDTAGGADPAKTSLTVGNVIMEAANEGSWGVNLRAETDLIVSEDVAVNLGLAKSDLFNLTVRDASTGASEKYLNLSFKESPRRVDRVLAAQSALVRWKGSYPGTPPTPAADKDEVTEGETDLKAATNQTEIDAAKAKIAAGLAALKASDGLALTKAEDFTPANAERDKKGLYALAQADLFNLLCIPPYKDTAGIPNQDVDVSLVSDAAAYCEKRRAMLLVDAPSDWTSKSTAVSKFTDAATDYVGARSRNAALFFPRLKKPNPLRDSQVETVAPCGTIAGLFARIDTQRGVWKAPAGHDASLKGAPELSVNLTDDENGELNPLGVNCLRAFPIIGRVAWGSRTLRGADVLADEYKYIPVRRLALFIEESLYRGTQWVVFEPNDEPLWAQIRLNVGAFMHNLFRQGAFQGTTPRQAYFVKCDKETTTQNDIDRGIVNIVVGFAPLKPAEFVIIKLQQIAGDLEV, encoded by the coding sequence ATGCCTGTCACAACAACCTATCCGGGCGTGTATATCGAGGAGATCCCCAGTGGCGTGCGCACCATCACCGGGGTGGCCACCTCAATCACGGCTTTCATCGGCCGGGCCAAGCGCGGACCGGTCAACAAGGCTGAAACCATCAACAACTTCGGGGATTACGAGCGCATTTTCGGCGGACTTGACCTCAATTCCAGCATGAGCTTCGCCGTACGCGACTTTTTCCTCAACGGCGGCGCCCAGGCCATCATCGTGCGCCTCTACCACACCGACACGGCCGGCGGCGCCGATCCGGCCAAGACCTCGCTCACCGTTGGCAACGTGATCATGGAGGCGGCCAACGAAGGTTCGTGGGGCGTCAACCTGCGCGCCGAGACCGATCTCATTGTCTCCGAGGATGTGGCCGTCAACCTGGGGTTGGCCAAGTCCGATCTTTTCAACCTCACCGTGCGCGACGCGAGCACGGGGGCTTCGGAGAAGTATTTGAACCTCTCCTTTAAAGAGAGCCCCCGCCGCGTGGACCGCGTGCTGGCGGCTCAGTCGGCCCTGGTGCGCTGGAAGGGGTCTTATCCCGGGACACCCCCCACGCCGGCGGCCGATAAGGATGAGGTCACCGAGGGTGAAACCGACTTAAAGGCCGCCACCAACCAGACCGAAATCGACGCGGCCAAGGCCAAGATCGCGGCAGGCCTGGCGGCCCTCAAGGCTTCGGACGGTCTGGCCCTGACCAAGGCCGAGGACTTCACCCCGGCCAATGCCGAGCGGGATAAAAAGGGTCTCTACGCCCTGGCCCAGGCCGATTTGTTCAATCTGCTGTGCATCCCACCCTACAAAGACACCGCCGGCATTCCTAACCAGGACGTGGACGTGAGCCTGGTCTCGGACGCGGCGGCCTACTGCGAGAAGCGCCGCGCCATGCTGCTGGTGGACGCGCCCAGTGACTGGACCTCCAAGAGCACCGCAGTCTCCAAGTTCACCGACGCGGCCACGGACTACGTGGGCGCCCGCTCGCGCAATGCCGCGCTGTTTTTTCCGCGTTTGAAAAAGCCCAATCCCCTGCGCGACAGCCAGGTGGAGACCGTGGCGCCCTGCGGCACTATCGCCGGGCTCTTTGCCCGCATCGACACCCAGCGCGGCGTGTGGAAGGCGCCCGCCGGACATGATGCCTCCCTTAAAGGCGCACCCGAGTTGTCGGTGAACCTCACCGACGATGAAAACGGCGAACTCAACCCCCTGGGCGTCAACTGCCTGCGCGCCTTTCCCATCATCGGCCGGGTGGCCTGGGGATCGCGCACCCTGCGCGGTGCCGACGTGCTAGCCGACGAATACAAGTACATCCCCGTGCGACGCCTGGCGCTGTTCATCGAGGAGAGTCTCTACCGCGGCACCCAGTGGGTGGTCTTCGAGCCCAACGACGAGCCCTTGTGGGCCCAGATCCGCCTCAACGTAGGCGCCTTCATGCACAACCTTTTCCGCCAGGGGGCCTTCCAGGGCACCACCCCGCGCCAGGCCTACTTCGTCAAGTGCGATAAAGAGACCACCACCCAAAACGACATCGACCGCGGCATCGTCAACATCGTGGTGGGGTTCGCCCCCCTGAAACCCGCGGAATTTGTCATTATCAAGCTCCAGCAGATCGCTGGGGATCTCGAAGTTTAA